The genome window AAGGCAACGCAAACGTTGCCTTGGGTAATTATCTCGGTTCTGCCGTGGCGAATACTGTTATTTTCAGTTTTCTCGCTCTATTTACTGGTACGTTCGCTATTTTTGCGGGTAATGGTCTGTCATTCACCTCGGTCCTTATGGTGGTAGGGCTCATACTCTTTTATCTATTCTCCAGAAGTAAAAACGATATTTCGAGAAAAGAAGGAGTGGTTCTCGCTTCTTTTTACGCGGTATTGATCTTGTCTCATTTTATAAATTACTTTTGGATTTGAATACGCAAGGTAATGTACTAGAGATAAAAAACTGCTATTATCAAGGGGTTGCATTTGCATAAGTACGAAAATGAAAAAGCTTAAAACTTTCAGGAAGCCAAAGTATTTAATTCCCGGCCTTTTGATTTTGGGTGTTGTTATATTTCTCCTAATGAATACCGGCCGAAACCAAAATACCGGTATAGAAACTCGTGGACTAGAGAGGACTAATGTTGAGCAAGTAATAACCGAGACCGGCGTAGTCGAGCCGGCCCAAGAGGTCAATTTGAGCTTTGCCTCCAGCGGTCGTATTTTTGATATCCAAGTTAGAGAAGGCTCTGCTGTGGAGGTTGGAGATCTCCTGATGTCTTTTGAAAGTTCAGTAGAAAAGAGTGAGGTTTCGTCGGCTAGTGCTCAAGTGAGGGCGGCACAAGACGCTCTAGCTGAAACAAAAAGTGGAGCGCGAGAGGTAGATGCCGAGACGACTCGAGCGCAGGTAAGTTCAGCTCAAACTGCTGTAGATAATGCTGAAGAGAGCCTAGATAATACGCTTGAAAATCAAGATCAATTAGTCAAGGCAGCAAGGGAAAATTTCCTCTCTAATGACCTTCAGGCATACCTTACAAGTGGAGGTAAAGAGTCTGGGGATGACTCACATACTCCGCCAACCATTTCCGGAACGTATTCCGGCGAAGAGTCGGGGAGCTATACCATTGAACTTTATCAGTCTGGAACACAAAGCGGTTATTCGTTTCGTTATTCCGGACTAGAAAATGGAACTGCGCCGGTTTCTTCAACTCGTCCGGTGCCTCTGGGGCAAGACGGTTTATATATAGAGTTTCCGGAAGATTTTGTATACACTTTTGGAATAGAATGGACAGTTCCGGTACCCAACACCAGATCAAATACTTACCAGCAAAAGAAAAATGCTTATAATTCGGCGGTCTTAACAAGAGAAAAGACCGTTGAGCAGGCAGAAGCTTCTCTAAGAACGGCAGAGGCGCAATTAGAGGAAGCGTTGGCGCAACAAGAAAAAACTCTCGCTAAGGCAACTGAAGCGGAGCTGAGCTCAAGTGAGGCATCTCTAGCTCAGGCGAGAGCAGCACTACAGCGCGCGGAAAAAAGTCTAACAGACGCGGACTTAACTGCTCCGTTTAGTGGCGTGATCGAAGATATCTCTGTCTCAGTTGGTGAAGTAGTTTCCCCCGGCTCTAGGGTTGCCACGCTTTTTTCAGAAGGAAGAAACATAATTACTGTTAACGTCCCTGAGGCAGATATTGCGTTTGTTGAGGTTGGAGATGAAGCGGAGATTACTTTCGACGCTTATGACGGTGTTGCGGTTCCAGCAAAAGTTTTCTCGGTTGCGCCGACAGCTAAAAACGTCGAGGGGGTTACAGTGGTTGAAGTAGAATTAGAAATTTTAGATTCTGAAGTAAATATTAAACCCGGGCTTTCGGCAGACGTAGAGATATTTACGGAACGACGGGAAGGTGTTTTTGCTGTACCAGCGCGCGCAGTTATATCGAGAGATGGAGAAACTTTTGTGCGAGTCATAGAGAGCGGAAGTCCTAAGAGTATAGAAAATATCAAATTACTATCAGTAGAAACAGGATTGCGTGGATCAGATGGGATGGTCGAGATAAAAAGTGGGCTTTCCGGCTCTGAGGAAGTGGTTACGTTTTTGGAGGAAAATCTTCGCTCGAGAGTGGAAGAAATCGAGAGAGAAGAGTAAGAAGAATATACATTATGGCTCTATTCGAGGTAGACAATCTCAGAAAGTCGTATAAAAGCAGCGAGGTCGAGACCAAAGTTCTCCACGGCCTTTCTTTCGTTATTGAAGAAGGCGAATTTGTCTCAGTAATGGGACCGTCGGGATCGGGGAAATCCACCCTTTTGCATATTTTGGGTTTTCTAGAAAATCTAACCGAGGGAGAATATAGATTTAACGAAAAGAGCTACCACGAATTTACCGAAGATGAAGTGGCTAATATTCGCAACGAAGAAATGGGGTTTGTTTTTCAAACTTTTAATCTATTGCCCAGGCAAACAGTCTTTGAAAATGTACGCCTGCCGCTTATGTACTCAAAGCGTCCGGAAGAAGAGTGGCGAGAGCGTGTAGAAGAAGTGGTGCAAATTGTTGGACTTTCACATCGATTAGACTATGAGACATACAAGCTTTCCGGAGGTGAAAAACAGCGCGTGGCGATAGCTCGAGCGTTAGTAAACAATCCCAATGTGATCTTTGCCGATGAGCCCACCGGTAACTTGGATTCTGTCTCAGGAAGGGCGGTTATGGAAACTTTGCAAGCTCTGCACGATGATCTGGGTCATACTATCGTGCTTATAACCCACGAAACATATACGGCTGAGCACGCCGAAAGGATCATATATCTGAAAGATGGAAAGATAGAGAGCGATTCATTTGTCAGTGAACGGCGTATAGCAAAAGAGAACTTTAAGAAATAGAGATGAATATCAAACATACAATAGAGACAGCATTTGCAGCACTCTGGATTCATACTACAAGATCTCTTTTGACTATCTTGGGAATAGTTATCGGTGTGGCGGCTATTATTATCGTTATGGCTTTAGGTAGAGGCGCCGAGAATTTGATAGTGGGAGAAATAAGTTCGTTGGGGGCCGAAACGGCGGTAATACAACCGGGCACCGGCGATGATTTTAGCGGCTTTCTTTTAGAGTCGATAACAGAAAAGGACCTGGAGGCGATTCGAGACAAGCGAAGAGTGCCTAATTTGGTCGATTCCATGCCTGTTTTAAGTGTTCCTGGCTCTATTAGTCGTGGCGGCAATACCTATCGCCCGATGATAATTGGAGCTGCGGCGGAGTTTTTTGTTAATACTTTTGACGTATATCCGGAATCAGGAATACCTTTTAACGACAGCGATATTGAATCAAATAGAAGAGTTGCTGTGATCGGATCCACCGTCAAAGAAGAGTTATTTGGTCCGAATGCCGCTGTAGGGGAAAATGTAAAGATCAAAAATCAGAATTTTCGCATAGTGGGAGTTTTCCCAGACGTTGGACAGGTAGGGTTTTTCAATTTTAACGAAATGGCTGT of Candidatus Campbellbacteria bacterium contains these proteins:
- a CDS encoding efflux RND transporter periplasmic adaptor subunit, producing MKKLKTFRKPKYLIPGLLILGVVIFLLMNTGRNQNTGIETRGLERTNVEQVITETGVVEPAQEVNLSFASSGRIFDIQVREGSAVEVGDLLMSFESSVEKSEVSSASAQVRAAQDALAETKSGAREVDAETTRAQVSSAQTAVDNAEESLDNTLENQDQLVKAARENFLSNDLQAYLTSGGKESGDDSHTPPTISGTYSGEESGSYTIELYQSGTQSGYSFRYSGLENGTAPVSSTRPVPLGQDGLYIEFPEDFVYTFGIEWTVPVPNTRSNTYQQKKNAYNSAVLTREKTVEQAEASLRTAEAQLEEALAQQEKTLAKATEAELSSSEASLAQARAALQRAEKSLTDADLTAPFSGVIEDISVSVGEVVSPGSRVATLFSEGRNIITVNVPEADIAFVEVGDEAEITFDAYDGVAVPAKVFSVAPTAKNVEGVTVVEVELEILDSEVNIKPGLSADVEIFTERREGVFAVPARAVISRDGETFVRVIESGSPKSIENIKLLSVETGLRGSDGMVEIKSGLSGSEEVVTFLEENLRSRVEEIEREE
- a CDS encoding ABC transporter ATP-binding protein produces the protein MALFEVDNLRKSYKSSEVETKVLHGLSFVIEEGEFVSVMGPSGSGKSTLLHILGFLENLTEGEYRFNEKSYHEFTEDEVANIRNEEMGFVFQTFNLLPRQTVFENVRLPLMYSKRPEEEWRERVEEVVQIVGLSHRLDYETYKLSGGEKQRVAIARALVNNPNVIFADEPTGNLDSVSGRAVMETLQALHDDLGHTIVLITHETYTAEHAERIIYLKDGKIESDSFVSERRIAKENFKK